The Candidatus Omnitrophota bacterium genome contains a region encoding:
- a CDS encoding succinate dehydrogenase cytochrome b subunit, translated as MTWYASSIGKKVLMAVSGLLLLGFVIAHLLGNLLIFAGPQALNDYARHLRELGPILWLARFFLIVTAIVHIYASIQVTRENRAARPHGYRRPRMRETSLAARTMMFSGLLVIVYLIYHLLHFTFRVTHPDISHGIDALGHPNVYAMVVRSFQLPAVSVAYLIGMTAVWMHLMHGIGSAFQTLGLTNERTLAALRLGGRLLAGVLYLGYVSIPLAVLFGVVSLR; from the coding sequence ATGACGTGGTATGCATCATCAATTGGGAAGAAAGTGTTGATGGCCGTCTCCGGCCTGCTGTTGCTGGGGTTTGTGATCGCGCATCTGCTGGGCAATTTGCTGATTTTCGCCGGCCCCCAGGCGCTGAATGATTACGCGCGTCACTTACGAGAGCTGGGGCCCATCCTCTGGCTGGCCCGCTTCTTCCTCATCGTCACCGCCATCGTGCACATCTACGCGTCGATTCAGGTGACGCGTGAAAATCGCGCCGCGCGTCCGCATGGTTATCGGCGGCCGCGCATGAGGGAAACCTCGCTCGCCGCCCGCACGATGATGTTCTCCGGACTGCTCGTGATCGTCTATCTCATCTACCATCTCTTGCATTTCACCTTCCGTGTGACCCATCCGGATATTTCGCACGGCATCGATGCTCTAGGACATCCCAATGTGTACGCGATGGTCGTGCGCAGCTTTCAGCTCCCCGCCGTGTCGGTCGCGTATCTCATCGGCATGACGGCGGTGTGGATGCACCTGATGCACGGCATCGGCAGCGCGTTTCAAACGCTGGGGCTCACGAACGAGCGCACGCTTGCCGCGCTGCGCCTCGGGGGCCGGCTGCTGGCGGGCGTCTTGTATCTCGGCTACGTCTCGATTCCCTTGGCCGTCCTCTTTGGGGTTGTGAGCCTTCGATGA
- a CDS encoding TlpA family protein disulfide reductase, producing the protein MRPTTHDPRRTTTAFFGSWVMGLMSCVAVALLAGCGQPTTIGRDWNKVDPPVAAPDFNLQQLDGGTVTLSQFRGQIVIIEFWATWCQPCRFTLPSLEKIYQQYRSRGVVVLLANQDEAPEKIRKWAGKRFTAPILLDKGGRIAVRYGAAGLPHLLIINTEGQFIYAHAGYGGGLERNLKLILDQLLVEKGSDPYG; encoded by the coding sequence ATGCGACCCACGACTCATGACCCACGACGCACGACCACGGCATTTTTTGGGTCATGGGTCATGGGTCTTATGTCCTGCGTCGCTGTTGCCTTATTAGCTGGCTGCGGGCAGCCGACGACGATCGGACGAGACTGGAACAAGGTCGACCCGCCAGTCGCAGCTCCCGACTTTAACTTGCAGCAGTTGGATGGCGGCACGGTGACGCTGTCGCAATTCCGCGGGCAGATCGTCATCATCGAGTTCTGGGCCACGTGGTGCCAGCCCTGCCGATTCACGCTGCCATCGCTGGAAAAAATCTATCAACAGTATCGCAGCCGCGGCGTCGTCGTCTTGCTCGCGAATCAAGATGAAGCGCCGGAGAAAATCCGTAAATGGGCCGGCAAGCGGTTCACCGCGCCCATCCTTCTGGATAAAGGCGGACGGATCGCCGTGCGCTACGGCGCGGCCGGCCTTCCGCACCTGCTCATCATCAATACGGAAGGCCAATTCATCTACGCGCACGCCGGCTACGGCGGGGGCCTGGAGCGCAACCTCAAGCTGATTCTCGATCAGCTGCTTGTAGAAAAGGGGTCCGACCCCTATGGCTGA
- a CDS encoding HAMP domain-containing protein, whose amino-acid sequence MPLNRAAVYQRRQYLVDRPYQLRFVSRVLMGVLLIAVVSGFVTSTILWRNMYQPELLREHVVVGLLAVTMTLLVELLVSIPIIFVLGIQQSHRVIGPMSRLKRTLEAIGNGDLSQRITLRQGDALEDLAKSINQMAEKLQQRFPTSPSS is encoded by the coding sequence ATGCCACTGAATCGCGCAGCGGTGTATCAGCGAAGACAATATCTGGTCGACCGGCCGTACCAGCTTCGGTTTGTCTCCCGCGTGCTGATGGGCGTGCTGCTGATCGCCGTCGTCAGCGGCTTTGTCACCAGCACCATCCTCTGGCGGAACATGTACCAGCCGGAGTTGCTGCGCGAGCATGTCGTCGTGGGGCTGCTCGCCGTCACGATGACCCTGCTCGTCGAATTGCTCGTCTCCATCCCGATCATCTTTGTCCTCGGCATTCAGCAGAGTCACCGGGTCATCGGGCCGATGTCGCGCCTGAAACGAACGCTTGAGGCGATCGGCAACGGCGATTTGTCCCAGCGGATCACCCTGCGCCAGGGCGATGCGCTCGAAGATCTGGCGAAATCGATCAACCAGATGGCTGAGAAGCTGCAGCAGCGGTTCCCGACCTCTCCAAGCTCGTAA
- a CDS encoding 7-cyano-7-deazaguanine synthase produces the protein MSPRKPAVCALISGGVDSAILVDRLQASGCRVLPLYVRAGLRWESAEIFWVRRLLSAMTTSRMLPLHIIAMPMASVYGRHWSLTGPGVPGARSRDAAVYLPGRNLLLSAAAAIACAPHQITTIALGILKGNPFGDATPQFFRRLSACLTQALGAPIRITTPLARMAKPEWLRRHTTAPLALTFSCLAPAGHGHCGRCNKCAERQRAFRAAGITDPTAYATR, from the coding sequence ATGTCTCCTCGAAAGCCAGCCGTCTGCGCGCTCATCAGCGGAGGGGTGGATAGCGCCATCTTGGTCGATCGGCTGCAGGCCTCCGGCTGCCGCGTGCTTCCTCTGTATGTGCGGGCGGGATTGCGCTGGGAATCGGCTGAGATTTTTTGGGTCCGGCGGCTCCTTTCGGCGATGACGACAAGCCGCATGCTTCCGCTTCACATCATCGCCATGCCGATGGCCTCGGTCTACGGCAGGCACTGGAGCCTGACGGGGCCAGGCGTTCCAGGCGCGCGCAGCCGTGACGCGGCGGTCTATCTTCCCGGACGCAATCTCCTCCTCAGCGCCGCCGCGGCGATCGCTTGCGCGCCGCATCAGATCACGACGATCGCCCTGGGCATTCTCAAGGGCAATCCGTTCGGCGATGCCACCCCGCAATTTTTTCGGCGGCTCTCCGCGTGCCTGACCCAAGCGCTTGGCGCGCCGATTCGCATCACGACGCCGCTGGCGCGGATGGCGAAGCCCGAGTGGCTGCGGCGGCACACGACCGCTCCCCTCGCCTTGACGTTTTCCTGCCTCGCGCCCGCGGGGCATGGGCACTGCGGCCGGTGCAACAAGTGCGCCGAGCGGCAGCGCGCCTTTCGAGCCGCCGGCATCACTGATCCCACTGCCTATGCAACAAGGTAA
- a CDS encoding SDR family oxidoreductase, whose translation MHLSGRVVLVTGGAKRLGRAIALAAAHRGAHVAFSYRTSSREAGETAAAIERAGVGTLAVKADVSRAADVRRLMERIDRRFHRLDVLINSASNFLRAPFTQLSEAAWDQTMNTNLRGPFLCALYASRLMRKRSGGKIINFADWAAVRPYRDYLPYCVSKAGIIGLTKTLAKELAPSIQVVAIAPGPILPPPDMSQAARARVAARVPLKRWGGPQDIVNTVLFLIEGTDFMTGSTIFVDGGQLIA comes from the coding sequence ATGCATCTTAGCGGACGCGTTGTCTTAGTGACCGGGGGCGCGAAACGGCTCGGCCGCGCCATCGCCCTCGCCGCCGCTCACCGGGGTGCGCATGTGGCGTTCTCGTACCGCACCTCGTCCCGCGAGGCCGGCGAGACGGCCGCCGCCATCGAGCGCGCCGGCGTTGGAACGCTCGCGGTGAAGGCGGATGTGTCCCGCGCAGCTGATGTGCGGCGGCTGATGGAGCGCATCGACCGACGGTTCCACCGACTGGATGTGCTCATCAACAGCGCCTCCAATTTTCTTCGCGCGCCGTTTACGCAGCTCTCCGAAGCGGCCTGGGACCAGACCATGAATACCAACCTCAGGGGACCGTTTCTCTGCGCGCTCTACGCCAGCCGGCTGATGCGCAAGCGCAGCGGCGGCAAAATCATCAATTTCGCCGACTGGGCGGCCGTGCGGCCGTACCGCGACTACCTGCCCTACTGCGTCTCGAAAGCCGGCATCATTGGCCTGACGAAAACGTTAGCCAAGGAACTGGCCCCCTCGATTCAGGTCGTGGCGATTGCCCCCGGACCGATTCTTCCTCCGCCAGATATGAGCCAAGCCGCCCGAGCCCGCGTCGCCGCCCGCGTGCCGCTCAAGCGCTGGGGCGGCCCGCAGGATATCGTCAACACGGTGTTGTTTCTGATCGAAGGCACGGACTTTATGACCGGCTCCACTATTTTTGTCGACGGCGGCCAACTGATTGCGTAA
- a CDS encoding 6-carboxytetrahydropterin synthase, whose product MYSVTKTIQFCYGHRLLNYEGKCRDLHGHNGKVEIELSSEALDRRGMVRDFTEIKRAIQGWIDRNLDHKMILCKDDPVLLLLQQQGEPVFAIEANPTAENLAKLIFDEAQRMGFPVTTVRLWETESSCATYAAPRRAAAGRNPERGREAESRDRPTRPRRRIRSISTAA is encoded by the coding sequence ATGTATTCCGTTACGAAAACCATCCAGTTCTGCTACGGACATCGGCTGCTCAATTACGAGGGCAAGTGCCGCGACCTGCACGGCCATAACGGTAAGGTGGAGATTGAACTCTCGTCAGAGGCGCTAGATCGGCGCGGGATGGTGCGGGACTTTACCGAAATTAAGCGAGCGATTCAGGGCTGGATTGATCGCAACTTGGATCACAAGATGATTCTCTGCAAGGACGATCCGGTGCTACTCCTGCTGCAGCAGCAAGGCGAGCCGGTGTTTGCGATCGAGGCGAATCCGACGGCAGAAAACTTAGCGAAGCTGATTTTTGATGAAGCGCAGCGGATGGGCTTTCCGGTGACGACGGTCCGGTTATGGGAAACTGAATCGTCCTGCGCAACCTATGCAGCCCCGCGGCGGGCGGCCGCGGGCCGGAATCCCGAGCGAGGCCGTGAGGCCGAGTCGAGGGATCGGCCAACGCGTCCTCGACGGCGCATCCGCTCAATCTCCACCGCCGCGTGA